The following is a genomic window from Salinibacterium sp. UTAS2018.
TCCACAAGGCCGCGGATTCCGCCCATCGCCGCCAACAGAGCGCTTGAAGTGGGGGCTTCCCCGGGGGCGACATGCCCGACAGCGGAACGACGTGCGGCCGCAGCTAAGGCCTCACGAACACTAGGGTCGACGTCCGGCTGATTCAGGTCGGACTCCCCCGCGTGTTCGTCGGCCGAACTCACGCGGTGGCTTCCTTGTCACCCGTGGCAGGCATGTGCAGCGGAATCAAGTCGCGTGGCGGCATGGGCGTGCTTCCTCGCACCACCACAATGGAACGGAACAGATCTTCGATCTTCGTAGCAGCATCCGCGCTCGTGAGCGCCTCACCGGCGATGACACCGCGAAGGAACCATCGCGGGCCGTCGACACCGACGAAACGAGCAATGCGCTTCTCACCCGGCTTTCCGGCAACGGGTATCTCAGCAAAGACTTCGGGACCGAAAGGCCCTTCGGAGACCGTAGTCGTTCCCCCCTGCGTATTTACTTGGCCGATGATCTGCTGACGAATTTCATGCCACAGTCCACTCGAACGGGGTGCAGCAAAGGGCTGAATCTGGAGTGTTGATCCCGCGTAGTCGAGACCAACCGCGACCACCCGCTTGCTCGCTTCTTCTACCTCAAGGCGAAGGTGCAGTTCTTGGCGGGGAAGAATCTTGACGCCACCCAGGTCGACGTAGGGGCGAACAGCGTTCGCTTCGCTCTCGTCAAGCGGCCCATCGGTGGCGCGATTCTCTGGTGCTGACTTGGGGTGATCCTGCGGCTGCTCGGTTTCAGTAGTGTCGCTCACGACGTGGCTCCTTGTTGTGTTGACTCTGCGCGGAATCCGGTCGAGCCGAAGCCCGCCTCACCGCGATGGCTGCCAGGAAGAGTCGAGACGGGAATGAATCGAGCTCGGGAGACTGGCATAACGATCAATTGCGCGATTCTATCGCCCGGCTCGATATCGAAAGTGGACGAAGCATCAGTATTGAGCAACGTAACCCGAATTTCACCACGGTAGCCCGCATCTACCGTGCCGGGGCTGTTCACGACGGTGATCCCGTGCCGCGCCGCCAGCCCGCTGCGGGGAACAACGAAAGCCACATACCCAGCCGGAAGGGCGATCGACACTCCCGTCGCTACCGTTTCTCGCGCCCCGGGCGCTAGCGAATAACTCTGGGCCGAATAAAGATCGGCGCCCGCGTCCCCCGGGTGCGCGTAGGTCGGGGTTTGGCCGGAGGAGATAAGCACCTCAACGTTGTCAATCACGAGTCGAGGCTAGTGCAGAAGAGACAACTCGCCGAAACGCCGGCGCTGAAATCAGTGTGTAATGGACGGGTGACTTACTACCGTGAACGCTTGTGGCCCACCGCGTGGCTCTACATCAGCACCGCACTCATCATCCCGGCGAGCATCTTGGTGTTCTTGCCGATTAACATCGCAGTCGGCTACATCACTGCCGCCGTGCTTTATCTGGCGATTGTTGGCTTCCTGCTGTGGTCGGCGCCGCTCATCACTATTGACGAGAAAGAATTGCGCGCTGGTAGTGCCAGGCTCCCGCTAGAAATCATCGGGGACGTAGCTACGTTCGACGGCGCGGAGGCCACGCTTGAGCGCGGACAACGACTGGATGCGCGGGCTTGGCTCATGATTCGAGGCTGGGTGTCGCCCGTTGTGCGCCTTGAGTTGATCGATGAGAGCGACCCGACACCGTATTGGTTGTTGTCGAGTCGCACTCCCGAATTGATTGCTGAAGCAATCGCAGAGGTTAAGCTGCGCACTCCAGGCAAATAGCGCCCAGCTTGGTTGTGTGGTCGACCTGCGAGCGGTGCTTCACAAGGAAGCAGCTCACGCAAGTGAATTCGTCCGCCTGAGGAGGCAGAACAACCACATCGAGGTCCAGGTCAGAAAGGTCTGCGCCGGCGAGCTCAAAGTTCGCCGGGTTGTCTGAATCGTCGACGTCAACCGAGCCCGACATTTTGTCAGGAACACGCTCTTTAAGAGCCTCGATCGACTCGGAGTCGTCGTCGGTCTTACGAGGTGCGTCGTAGTCGGTGGCCATGCCCATCCACTTCTTTTTTACGTTGAATCACCGGAATCGGCGGGCACAGTCTCCATGAAAGCGAGCCGAATT
Proteins encoded in this region:
- a CDS encoding DUF4193 domain-containing protein encodes the protein MATDYDAPRKTDDDSESIEALKERVPDKMSGSVDVDDSDNPANFELAGADLSDLDLDVVVLPPQADEFTCVSCFLVKHRSQVDHTTKLGAICLECAA
- a CDS encoding DUF3093 domain-containing protein — protein: MTYYRERLWPTAWLYISTALIIPASILVFLPINIAVGYITAAVLYLAIVGFLLWSAPLITIDEKELRAGSARLPLEIIGDVATFDGAEATLERGQRLDARAWLMIRGWVSPVVRLELIDESDPTPYWLLSSRTPELIAEAIAEVKLRTPGK
- a CDS encoding DUF3710 domain-containing protein, with protein sequence MSDTTETEQPQDHPKSAPENRATDGPLDESEANAVRPYVDLGGVKILPRQELHLRLEVEEASKRVVAVGLDYAGSTLQIQPFAAPRSSGLWHEIRQQIIGQVNTQGGTTTVSEGPFGPEVFAEIPVAGKPGEKRIARFVGVDGPRWFLRGVIAGEALTSADAATKIEDLFRSIVVVRGSTPMPPRDLIPLHMPATGDKEATA
- the dut gene encoding dUTP diphosphatase; protein product: MIDNVEVLISSGQTPTYAHPGDAGADLYSAQSYSLAPGARETVATGVSIALPAGYVAFVVPRSGLAARHGITVVNSPGTVDAGYRGEIRVTLLNTDASSTFDIEPGDRIAQLIVMPVSRARFIPVSTLPGSHRGEAGFGSTGFRAESTQQGATS